A window of Sinimarinibacterium sp. NLF-5-8 genomic DNA:
CTCTGCTGCGGCCAGCGTCAGCACCAAAATGAACATCACCTGCCCATCGGCCTGCTGCCAGCGCGCACCTGCGGCGATGAATACCAGCCCGGCGGCGTTGACCATCACCTCCAGACACACCAGTGAAAACAGCAAACCGCGCCGCACCAACAGCCCGGCCAGCCCCATTGCAAACAAGGCGGCGGCCACGGCCAGCACATGACTGAGTGGAATCGCGGTGATCTCTGCGCTCATGCGATTTCTCCTTTCACCGGATCGGGGCGGCCAATGTGGTACGCCGAAATCAGCGCCGCCAGCAGCAGCATCGACCCCAGCTCCACCGCCAGCAGATACGGCCCCATCAACGCAATGCCCACCGCCTTGGGGCCAATCTCCGCCCCGCTGCCGACGCCGCCTTGCATCCACAGCAGCGACAACAGTTGCGCAAACAGCAGTCCGCACAGCAGGCCGGGGCCAATCCAGTAGCGCGCGCGCAACCAGCGCCGCTCCTGATAAGCCACACCGGGTCCCAGGTTGAGCAGCATCACCACGAACACAAACAGCACCATGATCGCGCCGGCGTACACCACCACTTCAAGCATCGCCGCAAACGGCGCGCCCAGCGCCGCGATCATTCCAGCCACGCCCAAAAACGAGGTGATCAGGTACAGCAAGGCATGCACCGCATGCGCGCGCGTAATCGCCAGCAAGGTTGCCGCCAGTGCCACCGCAGAGGCGCCATAAAACAAGGTGATCATGGCATCAGGCTCCGCGTATCAATCGGGGCGGATTCATTCTCGGCAGCGCCCTTGGGCTTGCCCGCAATCGCCAGCCCGGCGACGTTATAAAAGCTATAACCTGGCCGCTTGCCCTGTCCGCTGATCAGCAAATGCTCTTTTTCGTAGACCATGTTGTTGCGGTCGTACTCGGCCATTTCAAAATCAGGCGTCAGCTGAATCGCGTAAGTCGGGCAGGCTTCTTCGCACATGCCGCAATAAATGCAGCGCGAAAAGTTGATGCGAAACCACTCGGGATACCAGCGGCCATCTTCCTCGCGCTCGGTTTTTTGCAGCGAAATGCAGCCCACCGGACAGGCCACCGCGCACAGATTGCAGGCCACGCAACGCTCATCGCCATTGGGATCGCGCGTCAGCACAATGCGGCCACGGTAACGCGGCGGCAGATACACCTGCTGTTCGGGGTAGTTGATGACCGAGCGCTTGGCAAAGGTGTG
This region includes:
- the nuoK gene encoding NADH-quinone oxidoreductase subunit NuoK; protein product: MTAIPLSHVLAVAAALFAMGLAGLLVRRGLLFSLVCLEVMVNAAGLVFIAAGARWQQADGQVMFILVLTLAAAEVAVGLALLMQIHQRFKSLDPDAVSGMKA
- the nuoJ gene encoding NADH-quinone oxidoreductase subunit J; its protein translation is MITLFYGASAVALAATLLAITRAHAVHALLYLITSFLGVAGMIAALGAPFAAMLEVVVYAGAIMVLFVFVVMLLNLGPGVAYQERRWLRARYWIGPGLLCGLLFAQLLSLLWMQGGVGSGAEIGPKAVGIALMGPYLLAVELGSMLLLAALISAYHIGRPDPVKGEIA
- the nuoI gene encoding NADH-quinone oxidoreductase subunit NuoI, giving the protein MSFWGSVKLVIEGALTQCLSLWRVLRHTFAKRSVINYPEQQVYLPPRYRGRIVLTRDPNGDERCVACNLCAVACPVGCISLQKTEREEDGRWYPEWFRINFSRCIYCGMCEEACPTYAIQLTPDFEMAEYDRNNMVYEKEHLLISGQGKRPGYSFYNVAGLAIAGKPKGAAENESAPIDTRSLMP